The DNA window CCCCAAGGCCACATCCGCTTGACGCAAAAGACCTACGATCTGCTCCGCACCATGTCGCTTCTTCATCGCGAATCCTTTCCGGCCCAATGGGCCGGCTGGATTCTCTCATATTCCCTGGATCAGTTTTCGGGAAGGGGGTCATCGGCACTGACATTGTTGCCTTTGAGTTGCAGTGTCGCGCTGCCTGTAGTTCCTATGGCACCGCTACCTGGGTTATATGCTGCATCGAGTGTGGAGGTAATCACCACGTCCTTCGGATTGCCTGTCGTCCCGATCAAAGCAATGTTGTTTTTGCTGTAGGAAAGCGAAACACCAGTGGCGCTCGCGGTATTGTAGGTCCCGTGAGCGATAAAAATGATATTTGGGTTACTCGCCGAAGCTCCCGATGGGACGCAGTACTACCCAAAGCGTCTGTTATCGTATTGTACGCGGCGGCATAGCTGGTACCGCCGGGGCTGGTGTAGGGTGCGCCTTCCGTTCCTGCATAGGTCGCGTCGATTAAATAGGTGGAAGCCTTGGCCGATTGATAAAAACCCACCATGGCACTCGCCGCACATCCCCAAACTAGAAATTTTTGTAGCCGATTGCTCGAATCGCGCATTGTGGTCCCTCGCCCGTTGCTTGGGAAGAAATAGAATTTGCAGAGTCCCCGAAACACTCACCTATGCACTGCAACGAACCAAACCCGCGTTGCCTTCAACTCTGCTCTTCCCTGTCCGGCGAGATCACCCCTAGAAACTTGCTCACGCCATAATAACCGCTAAAATCAGACAGTGCAACGAAAAAGTGCATTGTTGGTTTTACATGTAAAAGCATATACAGCATGGTCTAGCGTTACTCGGAGCCTGCCGCAGCCGGTTTTTTTACGGAAAAGTGCCGCATAGCAGAACGAAACTGCTGTTTTTTTAGATTAACTGTGATCCCCGAAAGCCCCCTTGTTTCTGATCTCTTGTTGCATCAGCAATTTCAGCATTTAGGCTCCTGTCGGGCTTAAAAGGAATTCAATCGATTCCGTTGCCTTAACTAGTTGATCGTTGGATTTGCGTTTTCATTCCCAGCCGCAGCGATTGCGTCACAGTTGCAAATTGCGTATACGGCACATAATCGCCACGTCCGTTAAGTTGCCACGATGCCCGGTTTTTCTCTCCCTGCTGCGCCATGCTAGCCGATGTAGCAGATGAAGCATGCGGAAACTGCGGCGGAAAATCGCAGTGAAGTGCTTCCCAAAGCCTTTGAACACTCGAATTCGATCTAGGCATTGGCGGGACAAACGCTGCTACGGTAGCACCTCTCCGACCAACGCCTAGGGGCTGTTTTCTGACATTCAATCGCTTTGGATTGGCGTTTCATGAAGTGACAGGAGGTCCGACATGAAAATTGATACCAGCCGATTCGGCTACGTGGAAATTGAACCGAACGATTTGCTGCATTTTCCTGCGGGTTTACTCGGCTTGGAGAATTGCCGCCATTGGGTGTTGTTGGCCGACGCAGAAAACGACGCCCTAGGATGGTTGCAAAATTCTTTGTCTCCAGAGATTGCTCTGGCCGTAGTGTGCCCCCGCCGATTTGTTCCGGAATATCAAGTGCGTATTTCCCGCGGAGAATTGGCTCCGCTGGAGCTGGCCGAAGTTCGCGAGGCACAAGTCCTGGCCATTGTAGGCAAGAACGAACATGGAATCACCTTGAATTTAAAAGCGCCGCTGGTCATCAATCTCCAGCGACGTTTAGGACGGCAAGTTATCACCAACGGCGAGCTGCCCCTGCAATATCAACTCGTCGGTGAAACCGTTGAGCTGCGTAAAACTGCGTGAGCAATGCTAACGCGTGATTAAGTTGTCGGAGACTTTTTCGTCATTGTAACACCACCCCTGAACCACTCGCCGCTAACCGCAGATCCGAACTACCCAAACCGGATCTCATCAATTGAAGGAAGGAGTCCGCGATGCTTGTTTTGTCGAGACAGCGCGACGAAAGCATCATCATTGGCGACAACATAGTTGTCACCATCGTCGACATCCGCGGCGATAAAGTGCGCCTGGGAATCAACGCGCCCACGGAAATTCCGGTTCATCGTCAGGAAGTTTACGAAGCGATTCAACGCGAAAACCTGCGCTCCTCAAGATTGGATCCCAAGGATGCTCAAGGCTTGGGCCACGGCGCTTGGCCAAATCAACCGCCTAAACCCGGCGCTAGTCCTAAGGGCTGAGTCTCGCGAAGCTACGGAGAAAGTACTTCGTTGGAATATACGATTCCGATTTCGTAACGGTCTGGCCCTCTTGAAACGATGGTAGGTTTCATACCTGGGGCCATCCATTCTGGCGGAACGCGCCGAACCGCCTTCTTATAATAACTCCACATTACCCATCTCTCCAGCGACATACGTCACAAACTAACTGATTTCAGCCATCGGACGGCTGCCGTTGACAGCGTCAACGAAATGTGAATGTGCTTGTGGAATCACCAGTATGGTAGCAGCGCTGAAATTACCTTATCTTCCCAATCGATACGATCCGAAAACATTAGATAACGGGCAGGCATCGATTTCCCCAGTATTACGGCGGACTCTCCCTTGAACACTCACCGGCCTGCCTGTCGTAAAATTTTTTGGAATCGCGATTGCATAGAACTGTGATGATGCAGATCGAATCAGCCTGTTTTTTCGATGAGGAATAAAACATGTTCCGCATTTTTATAGGTTGGGATTCCCGCTTTCCCGAGCCCGCCGATGTGCTGGCGTATAGCCTTCGCAAGCATGCTTCGATTCCGCTCGATATCCGCTATCTCAAGCTGCCCGAATTGCGGCTAAACCGGGCGCACGATCCGCTGGCCACTACGGAATTTACGTATTCCAGATTCCTTGTGCCCAATTTGTGCCGCTACCAAGGCACGGCGTTATTCTTGGATCATGGCATGCTTTGCCTCTCTGATATCCGTGAAATTGCCGAACTCGACATGACTGGCTTGACATTGCGCGTGGTCAAGCACGATTATCAGCCCACCAGTGCGGTTAAAATGTACGGCGCAGTGCAAACCACTTATCCGCGCAAAAACTGGTCCAGCATGATGCTGATGAATTGCGAAAAGCTAACGCTGTGGAGCAAAGATGTTGTTGAAACGGCAACCGGCGCTTATCTGCATCGCTTCCAAGATATTCCTGACAACCAGATTGGCGACTTGTCGAAAACCTGGAACACACTCGACACCATGGATGCCGCCACCAAACTGATCCATTGGACCAGCGGCGGACCCTGGTTTGAGCAAATTCGCAACTGTCCGCACGCCGAGATGTGGCTGCAAGCCCGCGACGAAATGCGTGCTGCCACCGTCCAAAACCGACGAATCGCGCGTGCCCGTCAATCGGTGCCGGCGCCATTAAGTGTATCCATGCCCAACGGTGTTTCGCCCGTGGCCCGATAAAACGACGGAACCAGACAACACCTGGTTGTGATTGACTCTAAACCCCAGCGGGGGCCCGAAGCATCGGCTGTGATTCTGCCGCTGAATCAGTTGGCCTTCAACGACACGGTTTTAGTACGGCCCTCTTCTTCAATTTCCAACTTGTCTTCGCGCGCCAACCATCCCAGGCCTTGCATGATGACATCACGGGGGATGTCGTCCAGTTCTTTCACCAATTTGGCGACGGTTTGCGGTCCTTTGACGTCCAGCACGTGCCAAACTTTGCCGGCCGTTTCACCAATCTCGCTCACGCATGATTCTCGCATAACAGTGGCCATAAATGCCAACTCCTCAAAATCTGAGAGCAGGCCCCAGCGTGCTGCGCGACCAACCCAGCTTGTTTGGTTAGCCTCATCGCCCCACAGCACGAAGTTTCCTGGCTCGTATGACTAAATCTCTTTAGCCGCTTAGGGGCAATCGCAGCCCAGCCTGTAAACAGACATTCCGGATTATACCGCCCAAAAGGGCGCTCTCAAGTCTGCCCAATCACTTTGCTAATATACGTCGAATGCGCAAGTGGAAAGTCTCATTTCTTCAAATAAAAGGTGGTTCTTTCATTGCGGAGGCCCGCACTTTTGGCTTCGACATGTTTGTAAAGCTTACAACGCCGGGGTCCATCTAGTGGAGACTTTGCGGAGAGGAAATGAAAAAATCTGCTGGCGGCGGATTCATTTTCGCAGTCAGATCCAGCTTTTTTTGGCACTTCGGATAAAATCTCTAAAGATCTATCAATCCCGTACCGCACTCGGCACGCTCTGTGCTGTATTACCACTCGCTCCTGTTTGACCCAGTTGGTCCGGGAACTTGCCCGTACAAGTTTCCGGGCCAAACCGCGAAATCAAGCGACAAGGAGTATCGTGAATCTTAGGCGCGTCGTCGACATTTGGCGACATCAAGAGCCCGAAATTGGGCATGCCGCTTTTCACGTTCAAGGGCCCAGTCGGCGAAACGCGCACCGCCGGCTGGGCCCTTTTTGTTTGAATTTTTCGAACAAACGATACGGGCGGACATGTTGCAAATGCCCCTCTCGCTGGCGCATGCTTGCGCCATCTGCTCGTCTGCACAATTGTTCGTAGACGGCTGCTCGATCTTTCAGGGTGCTGGGGCCGCCGCCGCTAGCAGGCTGGCGGTCATCGCCTGAAACACGCCAGAAACTTCTTCAAATTCCCGATCTTCCGCCTGGCAGATTACCAGAAAGGTGGCCGAATAATTTGAACCGGCGCGAATCCAAGCGGTATTGGTCAAATCGAGGCAGTAAAAATTCAGATCAAACCCAATGAGCCCCATTCGGCTGATTTCCTCCTGAACGGGCTCGCTATCCAACTCGTCGTATTCGTTCTGCATGGCCACTAAGGCCGTGCTTGCTAATTCCGAGGCGTCCGTATCTGGCGGGTGCAGCATCACCGTCCAAAATGCACCTCCGGGGCTGTACACGCTAACGCTCTGCCTTCCCGGCGCAGTGTTGTCGGCCTCCAACGTCCAATTTTCCGGATATTGGAAGCGAATTCCGAACTTATCGAATACTGCAGTCACGTAAGTCGAAAGGAAAGTGCCAACTAAGAGGCTTCTCCGGCGCGCTAGGATTCATCCATAGCGGAACCAAAACGCTAGCACTCATCGTATCCGGTTCTTAGAGGTCTGGATAGCTGTTGAGAGGAGGACTCCAAAACGCTATCATTTCCCGCCGTTTTTGCGCAGTTACTTTGCGTCAATTGAACCTGTCAGATCCACACGGCTCTTATCGTAGTGTGGCATCGCGATGTCATTTCGCCGCCGCCGTCCTGAGTTCGCTCATCGCCAATCGGTGCTGGCCCGTACATGCTGCGCGCTGCCGATGACGATTTCCTTCTGCCTAGGCGGATGTCAAATGTTTCATCCGCATGAGCCGGTAGCAAAGCCGGTGGCAGAATCGCGACAGCTTTCGGAGCGCGGCATAAATGCCATGGAACACGGCGACATTACCTCGGCCGAATCGCTCTTAAGCCAGGCGGTTAAAACTTGCCCCACCGATATCGAAGCCCGCCGCCAATATGCCGAGGCGCTATGGCAAGCCGGCCAGCGCGAGCAAGCTCTGCAGCAATTGGCAAAAGCGGTTACGCTGGCCCCGGATGATCCGCAGTTAGCGGTTCGCCTGGGCGAGATGGACTTGGCCATTGGCAAATCGAGCGAAGCTCTCCGCATGGCCGACCAAACGCTCGATTTAACTCCCGACAATTCCTCCGCCTGGGCCCTGCGCGGCCGTGCCGAACAGGCTGGCGGGCAGTACGAACAGGCCTTGGCCGATTTCGACAGGGCCTTGGAATTTTGCCATGACGATCGACAACTGCTGTTGCAAACCGCCGAATTGTATCGCCAGTTGAATCGCCCCCAGCGTGCGCTATCGACTCTCACCAGTTTGTGCGAAACCTACGGTCCCAACGAGGAACCGCAAGACGTGTTGTATCTGAAGGGCCTGGCTTTGGAGGCCTTGGGCCGCCCCGGCGATGCCGCCGAAGCATTCGCCGTAGCGCTGGATCACGGAGCCCCCACGCCGGAATTGTTTTACCGCCTGGGCGAATCGCAATTAGCGGCCGGCCGACAGCAAGAGGCCGACCGCTCGCTCTCGCAAGCTCTGTCGTTGGACCCGAATCACGCCCCCAGCCGAGCGCTCCGGGAGCAAATCGAAGTGGCTTCCCGTCCGGTCAATACGATCTATCCCTAAGTTGTCGCGGCGCATTCCGCTGAAGCCCATTTCTTACCCTTACTACCCTCACAACCGGTCCAAACTGTTCCTGCTTGCGCGAGTTTGCATCATTCTCGTGGCAACCTAAGTTTTGGTGGGTAGTGCGTCCCATCAGGCGGGCAGGCGTGTGCACCGCAAACATCCCTGGGCGCGCGGACAATGCATTCTTGGAGCCGCCAGTATGAGCGCTTTTGCCGATTCTTCCGTTTCGAGTTTTGTCGATCGCCGCAATTACGAAGCTGACGCCGCGCCGGCCACTGGCGAACGCCGTCAGTTCACCAACAGTCATGAAGGTTTGTCGCCGGAAGCGCGCGAATTGGCGCTGGCGGTCGACCACTACAAGTTGGCGCACCGTCGCCGCTTCATCACCTACGATGAAATGCTGGGCGTAGTGAAATCGCTGGGTTATCACAAGTAAAGTTTGAAAATTGCTATTCGAGTTTCGTGCTTCGAATTTCTCTCGTCAGTCTATCGTTCTGCCTGTGGCCACGTCAAACTCTGAGATTGCCGGCACCAACATCGCCGTCGTGGTCAGGCCGTAAGTAAACGCCACGATCAGAAACACGCCCAACGTTTCTCCTTGCAAAAAGCCGGTGATGGCCACGAACGTGAGCACCGGCAATAAGAACGACGCCAGGCCGATTGCCTGCGACGGATTTCGCGCTCCGAGGGCCGCAAACAGTCCTGCGCTGCCGCCGATCATAAATGCTAAAAACGGCGCCAGTTGCAGCTCGTACGAGCCGCTGAACGAAACCATAATCCGCATACACGTGGCCACGCCGATGAATAAGAAAAACACGGTCCCCAAGCTCACCGCCACCGCGGTGCGGCTGTTCGTGTAGGCCAAACCGCAGTGAATGCCCAGGGTAGCCACAAACCCGTCCATTAGCGCGATGCCCGTTACCACATACACCAGCGATTCCAGCGACAATGCCCCGGCCCACCACAGATAAAGGCACAGTGCCAATGGAAGCACAAAAATTTCTTTTGCCACGTAAAACACGCCGCCGAGCTTTCCCAGGATGAATTCCGGCGGGGTGATATCGGTGACCAACAGCAAGTCCAGCGCGCCCAGATCTCGCTCTGAGGTGATCGATGAGACCGCCAATGCATTGATCAACACCAAGCTCAACACTAGTAGCGGCAACAACACGATGGGCAATCCCGTCGCTCCCGCAGCCCCTATTTTCAATGTCGCCATTACGCCCCACACGGTGGCCGCAAATAATGCCAGATAGATGATTCGCACACCAATCACTTTGCGACCGTAGGCCCAGGTGCACACTTCACGCCACAACACCGGGTTGTCCCACACACGCCGGGCTTGTCCCGCCGCTGCGTGTACGGAACGAGCTGTTGCCGCGTGTGCAACTCTCACTCCTTCGATGGAGGAAGGCTGGGGTGATGGCGATGTGCGAAAATCATCGGTCTCTTCCAAACGCGGCCGCACTTCACGGGAAGGGTTCCATACCCGCACGCGCGCCATCGCAAACAAGTTCACGCCGACTGCAAAAACCGCGGTCACCATCACAAACAGCCGATAGGCGGAGCCGAAACACGGCAACGATTCACCCGTTGCAATCTGCGGTCTGGCCGCTGCCAAGAGCGCCTGCCCCGGGCTCAGCCCTGTGGCCCATCGCTCCAGTGGCACCCCCTGCCATTGACCGTGCAACGCGCCACTGGCCACGATCACTTCCCAGCCGGCTAAAATGGCTAATAGCAGCGCCGTGAGCGCCAAGGTTTGAAATGTTTTTTCGCGCCACAATGCGATTGTCGAACCAATACTGCCTGCGGCCAGCGCGCTGATGAGCGTCACCACGAACACGCGACCGATCTGCCCAAACGAAACGCCGCCAAACAGCGCCGTGAGCATGAAAAATGGTACGCTCGCCGCCAGCAGCATCAGCATGCTGAGCAAACTGGCCAGCAACTTGCCCAACACCAATTCCGAGTTCGATAAATTCGTCAGCAGCAGTAATTCCAGCGTTCGGCGATCTTTTTCCTGTGCCACGGCACTGGCCGAGGCCATCGCGGAAAAAAAGATCGCCAACACCAACTGCAGCGGCGCTAAAAACTGAAACAATGCCACGCCGAATCGGGCCATATCACCCACGTTGCGTACGTGCTGTATGCCCATCAGCAATAGCCACGCCGTGCACATCAGCACTAACAGCCCAGCTACGTACACCGCTGGTGCGGCATAAAACCGCAACTGCCGCGGGGCGGTTACCAATTCACGAGTAAAAACAGGGCCGATAAACATGGCGGGCTGTGGTGTGGCAGAAGTTGATGGACTGAGCCTGGCTTTATTTTAGTCAAAAGAGAAGAGGGATAAATCGACGGGGGGAAAGCGACGAACAATATCGATTAGAATGCAGGGGGACGGTGCATGGTTGGTGGTTCATGGCTGGAGATCGCATTGCAAGGAAAGACTGTCAAAAGGAAGCATCATAGCAAAGGTAGTGGCACAATTCTCGAAGGATTTTTTGCGAAAGCATCTGTTGGGTTTTCGGGTTTTTTTATCGCTCCATTCCTCTACAGCCGGTGTTGAGCCCATTCCCATTCAGGTTGTTCCCGGTAAACTTGTCGCACCGCACGGTTGAACACTAACAGAGTGCTTACGGCCGACAACCCGCTACCACGTCGGTGCCTCAGCCACCCCATGCTCGCCATTCACTGCCAACAACTGACCAAGCGTTACGACAGCAAGCCACCAGTGGATGCCGTGCGCGGGCTCGATCTGGCGGTGGAGCAGGGGGAGTGTTTCGGATTGCTGGGCCCCAACGGAGCCGGCAAAACGACCACGATCGAAATTTTGGAAGGCTTGCTCGACGCCACCAGCGGCGACGTAGAAGTATTGGGCTATCGCTGGGGCATACACGACGACGAAATCCGCCAGCGGATTGGCATCTCGCTCCAGGAAACGCGGCTCTCGGAAAAACTTTCGGTGCGTGAAACGCTGACGCTGTTTCGCAGCTTCTATCGGCGCGGGATCGAACCGGACGCAGCGATGGCCCAAGTTTCGCTCGAAGAAAAAGCTAACGCCTGGGTACGGGATTTGTCAGGAGGCCAACAGCAGCGGCTGGCCGTGGCGTGCGCGCTGGTCGGCGATCCAGAATTGTTGTTTCTGGACGAGCCGACGACGGGGCTTGATCCGCAATCGCGCCGGCAACTGTGGGACATCATTCGCAACTTTCGGCGGGCGGGACGGAGCGTGCTGCTTACGACACATTACATGGACGAGGCCGAGCGGCTGTGTGACCGGGTGGCCATTGTCGACCACGGCCGTGTGATTGCCCTGGGAACGCCCCGGGAATTGATCGCCAGCCTGGGCGGAGAACACGTCATCGAATTCACGGTCAATGGCGACAGTCAGGCTGGGAACATTGAGCCAGCAGCGTTCGCCGATTTGCCGGCTGTGAGCGCGGTGCGGCTGGAGGATGACCGAATTTGTCTGTCGGTTAGCGAGCCCCATGTAGCGTTGCCCGCATTATTGGAGCGGTTGGATGCAACTCATCGGGAGCTGACCGGACTGACCACGCGCCACGCCAGCTTGGAAGATGTGTTCGTCAAACTTGCCGGCCGCCATTTGACGGAAGCCGACGAAACTGTTCCCACTTAAGACGAGACGGTGCCCACTTAATTTGTGCCCATTTCATGTTGCCTGATCAAATAACACGCCGATATTGGCCCCTGGGGCAAATGATTGCCTGCCGGATGCGCGAATTCGCGCGCGAACCGGAAGCCTGGATTTGGACTTATGGTTTTCCGATCATCGTGACCATTGCGCTGGGCATTGCGTTCCGCAATCAACCGGCCACACAAATTGCTGTGGACGTTGTCGACAATCCGCAGGCGGCGGCCACGCTGCAGGCATTGGCTGCCACGCCGCAGACTTCATCCGGCACAGATACGCAACAACCGACCTCGACAAACACGCAGAAATTCAAAGCCGAAATTTTCTCGCCGGAGCAAGCCCAACTACGCTTGCGGACCGGCAAGACCGACATCGTGGTCGTGGCCGAGAAGGCTGATCAAGCGGTGCCGCATTATGAATACCGC is part of the Pirellulales bacterium genome and encodes:
- the fliW gene encoding flagellar assembly protein FliW; translated protein: MKIDTSRFGYVEIEPNDLLHFPAGLLGLENCRHWVLLADAENDALGWLQNSLSPEIALAVVCPRRFVPEYQVRISRGELAPLELAEVREAQVLAIVGKNEHGITLNLKAPLVINLQRRLGRQVITNGELPLQYQLVGETVELRKTA
- the csrA gene encoding carbon storage regulator CsrA, which translates into the protein MLVLSRQRDESIIIGDNIVVTIVDIRGDKVRLGINAPTEIPVHRQEVYEAIQRENLRSSRLDPKDAQGLGHGAWPNQPPKPGASPKG
- a CDS encoding winged helix-turn-helix domain-containing protein, encoding MATVMRESCVSEIGETAGKVWHVLDVKGPQTVAKLVKELDDIPRDVIMQGLGWLAREDKLEIEEEGRTKTVSLKAN
- a CDS encoding tetratricopeptide repeat protein, with the protein product MFHPHEPVAKPVAESRQLSERGINAMEHGDITSAESLLSQAVKTCPTDIEARRQYAEALWQAGQREQALQQLAKAVTLAPDDPQLAVRLGEMDLAIGKSSEALRMADQTLDLTPDNSSAWALRGRAEQAGGQYEQALADFDRALEFCHDDRQLLLQTAELYRQLNRPQRALSTLTSLCETYGPNEEPQDVLYLKGLALEALGRPGDAAEAFAVALDHGAPTPELFYRLGESQLAAGRQQEADRSLSQALSLDPNHAPSRALREQIEVASRPVNTIYP
- a CDS encoding ABC transporter permease subunit; translation: MFIGPVFTRELVTAPRQLRFYAAPAVYVAGLLVLMCTAWLLLMGIQHVRNVGDMARFGVALFQFLAPLQLVLAIFFSAMASASAVAQEKDRRTLELLLLTNLSNSELVLGKLLASLLSMLMLLAASVPFFMLTALFGGVSFGQIGRVFVVTLISALAAGSIGSTIALWREKTFQTLALTALLLAILAGWEVIVASGALHGQWQGVPLERWATGLSPGQALLAAARPQIATGESLPCFGSAYRLFVMVTAVFAVGVNLFAMARVRVWNPSREVRPRLEETDDFRTSPSPQPSSIEGVRVAHAATARSVHAAAGQARRVWDNPVLWREVCTWAYGRKVIGVRIIYLALFAATVWGVMATLKIGAAGATGLPIVLLPLLVLSLVLINALAVSSITSERDLGALDLLLVTDITPPEFILGKLGGVFYVAKEIFVLPLALCLYLWWAGALSLESLVYVVTGIALMDGFVATLGIHCGLAYTNSRTAVAVSLGTVFFLFIGVATCMRIMVSFSGSYELQLAPFLAFMIGGSAGLFAALGARNPSQAIGLASFLLPVLTFVAITGFLQGETLGVFLIVAFTYGLTTTAMLVPAISEFDVATGRTID
- a CDS encoding ABC transporter ATP-binding protein, producing MLAIHCQQLTKRYDSKPPVDAVRGLDLAVEQGECFGLLGPNGAGKTTTIEILEGLLDATSGDVEVLGYRWGIHDDEIRQRIGISLQETRLSEKLSVRETLTLFRSFYRRGIEPDAAMAQVSLEEKANAWVRDLSGGQQQRLAVACALVGDPELLFLDEPTTGLDPQSRRQLWDIIRNFRRAGRSVLLTTHYMDEAERLCDRVAIVDHGRVIALGTPRELIASLGGEHVIEFTVNGDSQAGNIEPAAFADLPAVSAVRLEDDRICLSVSEPHVALPALLERLDATHRELTGLTTRHASLEDVFVKLAGRHLTEADETVPT